Genomic segment of Pacificitalea manganoxidans:
TTGGACTTAGCTACGCCGCAAGATAAGCTCAATTTATATGATCTACGGCGAATTAAGGCTGGCTAATGCTCGACTATCCTGCACTTCTGGCGCTTGCCGCTGTGGTGGAGACTGGCAGTTTTGATCGCGCGGCGGCCCGGCTGGCAGTGACGCCCTCCGCGATTTCCCAGCGGATCCGCCAATTGGAAGAACGCACCGGCACAGCGCTCGTCGTGCGGGGCCAGCCCGCCCGCGCGACAGCCGTTGGCGCGCGGCTGGTGCGCCATGTCGGGGAAACCCGGTTGATGGAGGCCCGGCTGGCGCAGGATATCGCCGCTGATCTGCCCGCCCCCTTGATGGTCGATGGCCCGCGCCCGGTGCGGGTTGCGGTGAACGCCGACAGTCTTGCGACATGGTTTATCGAGGCCATGCGCAGCGCGCCGGAGTTTCTGTTCGATCTGGTGATCGACGATCAGGACCATTCCGCCGACTGGCTGCGCCGGGGCGAGGTCTCGGCGGCGGTCAGCGCCCATGACGGCGTGATCCCCGGATGCGACCGCATTGATCTGGGTGTCATGCGTTACCGGATCGTGACCGCGCCCAGCTTTCTTGAGCGCTGGTGCCCCGATGGGGTCACCGCGGAGGCGCTCTCTCAGGCCCCTGCCCTGACCTACGATCTGAAGGACGGTCTGCAACGCCGCTGGTCGCGCGCGGTGTTCGGGCATGAGATCGTGATGCCGACCCATTGGCTGCCCTCATCCCATGGCTTTGCCGAGGCCGCGCGGGCTGGGCTTGGCTACGGGGCCAACCCGGAATTGCTGATCCGGGAGGATCTGGCGACGGGACGACTGGTGGAGTTGATCCCCGACACGCCGCTCGACGTGCCGCTGGCGTGGCAGGTGGGACGCCTGATTGCGCCCGCGCTGGCTCCGCTCACGGCCTCTGTGCGCAAAGCGTGGCGCGCGGCGGCTGGCCAAGCGTGACCGCCACCGCGCTGGCTCAGCTGGCGAGGTAATCCTCGCTCCAGCCCAAGGCACGCATCTCGTCGCGGCGGGCGGGCGTCGCATCGCGGGTCAGGAACTCATCGAATTGCGGCGGCGGCGCGATCGAGGTCGCCGCCAGCATCGCATGAACCTGTCCCCGGTGATGCGTGGCATGATGGGACATGTGCAGCAGCAATTCCGGCAAAGGCTCCCGCTGCACGCGATCCGGGCGGTGCACTTCGACCACGCGATCCAGATCCGCCGGGGCCAGCCCTTCACAAAAATCGATCAGCCGCTGATCCACCTCGGCCTGCGCGGCGATCAGGTCGTCAAGGTCGGGGTAAGGCTCTGGCGTCTCGCGGTGAGAGAAACCGGTGGTGCCCCCTTCGAGCGCATCGACATAAAAAAGATCGACAGTAAGCAGGTGGTTGAGCGTTGACCGCAGCGACGGAAAGAAACCGCTGCGCGGCGCCTCCCATTCACTGGGGGCAAGCTGGCGAAGCGTCTGGCCAAGGCGAAAATTGGTCAGTCGGTTGTTCCGCGCCATCAGGCGGAACGGGCGGGTCGGATCCTGAGAGTTCATGCGCCTGTCTAGCATGTCCTGCAGCGCATAGGGAACCGCAGTGCCGCAAGGGCCGGACGGGCAAGGGGCCAGACGGGCAACGGGCGCTACGGCCCCCGGCGGTCCGCTGTGCCGGTCCAGTTGCGCAGGGTTTCCAAATAGATCCCGAAGGGCCGGCTGAGCAGGATCATAAAGACGATCGCGGTCATGACCGCTGCGCCGATCTCGGCCCATGTTGCGCCCGCCACGACGAGGGTGGTGATATAGACCGGCACCTGAAACGCGACGAACGCGACAATGTCGGTCAGGGTGACGCTGATCCAGCGCGCGGGCTGGAACCGCGCGAAGACCCAGTCGCGCCACAGGCCATAGGGGCGGGACGTGGCCAGCATGACCGGGATCATGATCAACCGGGCGATCAGCACCTGCCCCGGCGCCATGCCCGCGATCAACAGCTCGCTCAGCGCGGCAATGGTGGTGAAAAACACCAACGACGCCGCCGTATCGACGAGGTAGCTTTTCATGCCAGTCCGATGCACCACTGGCCGAAGATCAAGCTGCGCCCGGCGATCCGCACCCCCGGCGCGTAAAAAAGGGCGACCCGCTGCCGGATCGCCCCTGTCAGGTCGTCATGCGTGGCGCGGCTCAAAGCTGCTCCATCACCTCGTCACTGGCTTCGAAGTTGGTGGTGACCTTCTGCACGTCATCATCATCTTCGAGCGCGTCGATCAGCTTCATCAGCTTCTGCATGCCGTCGAGATCCATCTCGGTCGTGGTCGTCGGCTTCCAGATCAGCTTGGTCGTGCTGCTTTCGCCCAGATCGGCCTCTAGTGCGGTCGAAACCTCGTTCAGGTCGGTATCGGCGCAGTAGATGACATGCCCGTCATCGGAGCTTTCGACATCCTCGGCGCCCGCTTCGATCGCGGCCATCATTACGGTGTCGTAGTCACCCACCGACGCGGGATAGACGATTTCGCCCTTCCGCTCGAACATGAACGACACCGACCCGGTTTCGCCCAGATTGCCGCCGTTCTTCGAGAAGGTCGAGCGCACTGTCGAGGCGGTGCGATTGCGGTTATCGGTCATCGCTTCGACGATCACCGCGACGCCGTTGGGGCCGTAACCTTCGTAGCGGATCTCTTCGTAGGTATCGGCATCGCCGCCCTGTGATTTCTTGATCGCGCGTTCGATCACGTCCTTGGGCACCGAGACCGACTTGGCCTCCTTGACCGCGAGCCGCAGGCGCGGGTTTTTCTCGGGGTCAGGGTCGCCCATCTTTGCGGCGACGGTGATTTCCTTGCTCAGCTTGGAGAAGAGCTTGGACCGGGCAGCGTCCTGCCGGCCCTTGCGATGCTGGATGTTGGCCCATTTGGAATGGCCTGCCATGATGCGCTCCACGTCGGTCTTTTCGGATTTCGCCCGTCTATAGGCAGAGCGACGGGTCCGGGCAATCCCCCTCGCGGAGATTGGCGGCTCTCACCGCGTCAGGGCGCCAGCTGTTCCAGCACGAGAAAGATCACCCCCGACATCAACGCTGCCGCCGGGACGGTGATGACCCATGCCGCAACGATGGTCATGAAATGCGACCGGCGCACCAGTCTGCGGCGGCGGCGTTCCTCGCGGGCAATGACCTTGCCCGGCTTGGCCGGATGCAGCTTGCGCGCGCGCCGCGCCATATACCATTCCCGAAAGAAGCCGACCCCGAACACCCCGCCCACGGCGATATGGGTCGACGAGACGGGCAACCCCAGCCATGAGGCCACGATCACGGTCAGCGCCGCCGACAGTGCCACACAATAGGCGCGCATCGGGTTGAGCTTGGTGATCTGGCTGCCCACCATGCGGATCAGTTTCGGCCCGAACAGAAACAGGCCAAAGCTAATACCGAACGCGCCGATCATCATCACCCAGAACGGCACCGCCACTGCGCCCGATAGGGTCGCCGTCTCCAGAACCGCCACGATAGCCGCAAGCGGGCCGACGGCATTGGCGACGTCATTGGCCCCATGCGCAAAGGACAGCAGCGCCGCCGACAGCACCAGTGGCAGGCCAAACAGCACCTTGAGCGAACGGTTGCGGTTTTCCAGCCCTTCGGACCGGCGCGCGACGAGCGGACGGGCGATGGCCCAAGTGCCCAGCGCAACGAGCAGCCCCAGCAAAATGGCCACAGGCAGGTCGATGTCGATCAGCCGCTTCAGCCCCTTTACCGTCAGGTAAGTGGTGAATGCCCCCGCCATCACCGCGACCAGAATCGGCACCCAGACCCGCGCGGCGGCCAGTTTATCCTCGCGGTAGATGATGCGGCTTTTGATCAGCGCCAGAAACGCCGCCGCGATCACCCCGCCCAATACGGGCGAAATCACCCAGCTGGCCGCGATGGCGCCCATCGTGGGCCAGCTGACAGCGCCCAGACCGGCCGCCGCGATGCCCGCGCCCATGACCCCGCCGACGACGGAATGGGTGGTGGAGACCGGCGCACCGACCAGCGTCGCAAGGTTCACCCACAGCGCAGAGGAGACGAGCGCCGCCATCATCGCGTAGATGAATACGGTGTTATCGGTAAAGGCGTCTGGGCTGACGATGCCCTTGGCGATGGTCGACACCACATCGCCCCCCGCCAGCAACGCGCCCGCGCTTTCGCACACTGCCGCGATGATGATCGCCCCGCCCATGGTCAGCGCATTCGCACCCACCGCAGGCCCCATGTTGTTGGCGACGTCATTGGCCCCGATATTCAGCGCCATATAGGCCCCGAACACCGCCGCCGCGACGAGGATCACCCCGTCATGGCCGACGCCCGCGAACACCGCCGCCGCGATCCCCGCCACGACCATGAAGGCCAGCGCGACGCCGATCCCCACGGTGGAGCGCGACAGGTATTGTGTCGCATATTCCACCTGGCTGATCCGGTTGAGATCCTTGTCCAGTGTCTTCCACTGGTTGGGATTGTCAGTCGCCATTCGCTCATCGCTCCGTTTCGCAGGCCCCGGACCGCGCCGGAGCCTCGCGCTGCTAACGGCGAATCAGGCTCAGATCAAGAAATGCCCGTCAGCCTGCCGTCACAGGAGGGTTAGGATTGCCCCCCTGCGCTGCACGTCTGCGGCCTTCGGTGCGGTTATCCGACCTCCGCAAAGACCCGCGTCAGGGCCTGTTCCAGCTTCTCGAACATCTCGTCCATCTGGGCGTCGGTCATGATAAACGGCGGGCAGAGCACCACGGCCTGCCCCAGCGGGCGACAGATCAGCCCGGCATCGGTGGAAGCGTTGGCGATACGCTCGGACACCGACAGGCTGCCGTCAAAGGGCACCTTGCCTGCCTTGTCCTGCACGGCCTCCAGCGCGCCCATTAGGCCCATGCCGCGCGCCTCGCCGATATGGTCCATCTGTGCCAGACGAGCCATGCCAGCCTCGAACCGGGGGGTCAGCGCGCGCACGTTGTCCAGCAGACCTTCGTTCAAAATGACGTCGATCGCCTTCAGCGCGATGGCGCAGCCTACCGGATGACCGGAGGCTGTAAAGCCATGCGGAAATTCCTCGATCGCCTCCGCCGCGTCCTGCATCCGGTCGGCAAGGTCGGGGCCAAGGATCACCGCGCCCATCGGGAAATACCCGGCGGTCATGGCCTTTGACGCGATGATCGCGTCAGGCATGAAATCCAGCGACTGGCAGCCCCAGACCGCGCCGGTGCGCCCGAAGCCGCAGATCACCTCGTCGGAGACCAGCGGGATGCCGTGGCGTTTCAGGATCGGGGCGATGGTCTGGAAGTAGCCCTCGGGCGGGACGATCACCCCGCCTGCCCCCATCACCGGCTCGGCCACGAACGCAGCGATGCTGGCGGCCCCTTCGCGGGCGATGGTGTCCTCCAGCTCCGCCCCGAGACGCGCGGTGTAGTCGGCCTCGCTTTCGCCATCGCGCCCCTCGCGCCAATAATGCGGGCAGCCCAGATGAATAAACCCGTCGAGCGGCAGGCCGAACACGTCGTTATAGGGCTTTCCCGTCATGGAGGCCGAGACCACCGTGACCCCGTGATAGCTATTCTTGCGGGTCAGGATTTTACGCGCTTGCGGGCGGCCCTCGGCACGGTTGAGAAACCACAGCATCTTGACCAGCGTATCGTTCGCCTCGGAGCCGGAGTTCGTGTAGAACACCTTGCCCCGCGCGAAAGGCGACACCTCGATCAGCTTTTCCGACAACATCACGGTCTGATCGCTCATCCGTCCGAAAAACGCGTGATAGCCGGGAAACCGGTCATATTGCGCCTTTGCGGCGGCGGCGAGGCCCGGATGGTCAAAGCCCGCAACCATGTTCCACAGACCCGAATTGGCATCCAGATAGCGGCGTCCCTGCACATCCACGACATAGGGGCCCTCGCCATGGGTCAGCACGACCGTGCCGCGCTCATGGATCGTCGGCAGATCGGTGAACCCGTAGAAGCTCGCAGCCTCGGCGCGGGCTTCCCAGCTTTGGGGAGTGGAAGTATCGGGCATAGGGAAAATCCGCTTGGATGGGAGGTCTGAACGTGACGCTAGCCGGGTGGCGCGCGTGTTTCAACGGCCCCGCCATGCCCGCAACGCGCCAGAGCCGGTTGCCCGCGCGGCAGGTTCCGTCCTAGGGTCCGCGCCGAACGCCGCAGCGAAGGGGCCGCGATCATGTCAGAGACGCCGGGCCGGGTAACGCTATGGGGGATCGAGGTGTTTCTCGCCACCGCCGAAGAGGGCGCGATTTCCGCCGCCGCGCGCCGTTTGGGGGCAAGCCCCTCGGGCGTCAGCCAGCAGATTACCGGGCTGGAGGCGGCCCTGGGCTGCACGCTGATCGACCGCTCGACCCGCCCGCTCACCCTGACACCGGCAGGCCGGACGTTTCTGCGGCGCGCGACCCGCATTCGCCACGAGGCCGCACAGGCGCAGGCCGAACTGGCCGCGCATGACCTGAGCCATCTGCGCAGCTTCCGGCTGGGGATGATCGAGGATTTGGACGCCGATGTGACGCCCGCCTTGCTGAGCCTGATGGCAGACGAGTTGAAAAGCTGCCAGTTCCTGTTGGAAACGGGCGCCAGTCATCGGCTCACCGATCATCTGGAGCATCGCACCCTAGATGTCATCGTCGCCGCCGATACCGGGCAGCGCGCCAACTGGATGGAAACCCATCCGCTGCTGGAAGAGCCCTATGTCATCGCGATGCCGCGCGGGCGTGTCACGACCCCCGCCGCGCTGGAGCCCGCATTACGAGAACTGCCGCTGATCCAATATACCCAGCGGCACATGATGGGCCGTCAGATCCATGCGCATCTGCTGGCACAAGAACTGCGTCCCTCGGGGCGATTCGAACTCGACAGCTAT
This window contains:
- a CDS encoding aminotransferase, whose product is MPDTSTPQSWEARAEAASFYGFTDLPTIHERGTVVLTHGEGPYVVDVQGRRYLDANSGLWNMVAGFDHPGLAAAAKAQYDRFPGYHAFFGRMSDQTVMLSEKLIEVSPFARGKVFYTNSGSEANDTLVKMLWFLNRAEGRPQARKILTRKNSYHGVTVVSASMTGKPYNDVFGLPLDGFIHLGCPHYWREGRDGESEADYTARLGAELEDTIAREGAASIAAFVAEPVMGAGGVIVPPEGYFQTIAPILKRHGIPLVSDEVICGFGRTGAVWGCQSLDFMPDAIIASKAMTAGYFPMGAVILGPDLADRMQDAAEAIEEFPHGFTASGHPVGCAIALKAIDVILNEGLLDNVRALTPRFEAGMARLAQMDHIGEARGMGLMGALEAVQDKAGKVPFDGSLSVSERIANASTDAGLICRPLGQAVVLCPPFIMTDAQMDEMFEKLEQALTRVFAEVG
- a CDS encoding inorganic phosphate transporter: MATDNPNQWKTLDKDLNRISQVEYATQYLSRSTVGIGVALAFMVVAGIAAAVFAGVGHDGVILVAAAVFGAYMALNIGANDVANNMGPAVGANALTMGGAIIIAAVCESAGALLAGGDVVSTIAKGIVSPDAFTDNTVFIYAMMAALVSSALWVNLATLVGAPVSTTHSVVGGVMGAGIAAAGLGAVSWPTMGAIAASWVISPVLGGVIAAAFLALIKSRIIYREDKLAAARVWVPILVAVMAGAFTTYLTVKGLKRLIDIDLPVAILLGLLVALGTWAIARPLVARRSEGLENRNRSLKVLFGLPLVLSAALLSFAHGANDVANAVGPLAAIVAVLETATLSGAVAVPFWVMMIGAFGISFGLFLFGPKLIRMVGSQITKLNPMRAYCVALSAALTVIVASWLGLPVSSTHIAVGGVFGVGFFREWYMARRARKLHPAKPGKVIAREERRRRRLVRRSHFMTIVAAWVITVPAAALMSGVIFLVLEQLAP
- a CDS encoding DinB family protein; the protein is MNSQDPTRPFRLMARNNRLTNFRLGQTLRQLAPSEWEAPRSGFFPSLRSTLNHLLTVDLFYVDALEGGTTGFSHRETPEPYPDLDDLIAAQAEVDQRLIDFCEGLAPADLDRVVEVHRPDRVQREPLPELLLHMSHHATHHRGQVHAMLAATSIAPPPQFDEFLTRDATPARRDEMRALGWSEDYLAS
- a CDS encoding LysR family transcriptional regulator ArgP — its product is MLDYPALLALAAVVETGSFDRAAARLAVTPSAISQRIRQLEERTGTALVVRGQPARATAVGARLVRHVGETRLMEARLAQDIAADLPAPLMVDGPRPVRVAVNADSLATWFIEAMRSAPEFLFDLVIDDQDHSADWLRRGEVSAAVSAHDGVIPGCDRIDLGVMRYRIVTAPSFLERWCPDGVTAEALSQAPALTYDLKDGLQRRWSRAVFGHEIVMPTHWLPSSHGFAEAARAGLGYGANPELLIREDLATGRLVELIPDTPLDVPLAWQVGRLIAPALAPLTASVRKAWRAAAGQA
- a CDS encoding YebC/PmpR family DNA-binding transcriptional regulator, encoding MAGHSKWANIQHRKGRQDAARSKLFSKLSKEITVAAKMGDPDPEKNPRLRLAVKEAKSVSVPKDVIERAIKKSQGGDADTYEEIRYEGYGPNGVAVIVEAMTDNRNRTASTVRSTFSKNGGNLGETGSVSFMFERKGEIVYPASVGDYDTVMMAAIEAGAEDVESSDDGHVIYCADTDLNEVSTALEADLGESSTTKLIWKPTTTTEMDLDGMQKLMKLIDALEDDDDVQKVTTNFEASDEVMEQL
- a CDS encoding LysR family transcriptional regulator, with the translated sequence MSETPGRVTLWGIEVFLATAEEGAISAAARRLGASPSGVSQQITGLEAALGCTLIDRSTRPLTLTPAGRTFLRRATRIRHEAAQAQAELAAHDLSHLRSFRLGMIEDLDADVTPALLSLMADELKSCQFLLETGASHRLTDHLEHRTLDVIVAADTGQRANWMETHPLLEEPYVIAMPRGRVTTPAALEPALRELPLIQYTQRHMMGRQIHAHLLAQELRPSGRFELDSYHAIMAMVARGTGWTILTPLGLARAHRFRDEADVFPLPFAPLSRRITLSARAGVLQDMPGQVATRMRGLLADMVVQPTIARLPWLDGQLRVL
- the alaE gene encoding L-alanine exporter AlaE, encoding MKSYLVDTAASLVFFTTIAALSELLIAGMAPGQVLIARLIMIPVMLATSRPYGLWRDWVFARFQPARWISVTLTDIVAFVAFQVPVYITTLVVAGATWAEIGAAVMTAIVFMILLSRPFGIYLETLRNWTGTADRRGP